The window TTTTGAAATTCTACAACATTCCTTCAATTCAAGAGTACACTACTAGTTAAGCCAAGAGCCTCAGGACTTGGTGACATGCCCAACAACAACTGACTTTGCCAATTTTAtatggtacagtagaacctctctattaaggacaccctcgggactggcaagtgctatcctttatagagaggtgtcctgattagagaggtcaaattgaaaggaaactaccaatttgagaccaaaactagtgtccttaatagagaggtgtccgctaagggaggttccactgtattattaAACATACTGCTCGTACATGTTTTTGCCATGTTTAaacctctaacatgtctgagaAATTATTGAGCTTTGAATTCTAATCACATCAAACTGCCTCTTTTGAAATTCTGAACAAGTTTTCCATAGTATGACTACATTTGCCAACCTGACATAATTGATAATACATGTGTCTATgcatcaataaaaacactgataCAACTATTGCACTatatcaacaaacaaacaacaaaagaAGTGTGTATCCAACGGAGGTCATTGAGATAAGCACACATGACAGGAAAAACCTTAAATCAGAAAGTCAACCATGCATGAAATGAATTATCATATTGCATGTCAGGCTTGACCTAGATCAAGAAGGTGAATGATGTTTGTCCATTTTCAAGGAACGCCGCTAGAGCGCTGAAGTGTGAATTAATCTTCTTTGAAAAGATTCCCATGAAAAGCAACACAATGACTTAAATACTAATCACCTAATGAAAAGTGATATGTTGGTGGACTGGTGATGGCTATCGTAAGATGTAAAGAAACACCAAAGATCTATCAATCTAAAATATTCAGATTTAAGCTTATGGTTAATTTATCATGGTTTTCTGAATTGGCTTTAGCCTAACTGACATTTTCCCTTTGCACTTTAATGCAAAATGTGAATTGTACTCCAAAGTATATTACACATTATGAAATGGCTGATACAATCTAAGAATAGAGAAACTTGAAGTTTGATCAACACTTACACAAGTTTTGACAGCAATCCCACAGCAATGTTGTCGACCATTCCCTGATGTATGTCCAAGAACATGGTGGCCTTCTCATCTTCCCAATGTTCCCTCAGGTTTTCTATGGATCTTTTGAACCAATGGCAACACTCCTTTGAGTTGTCTGCATTCAGGAGACCAAGAGCTAACTCTTGCTCTATCActaaatgaagaaaagaaatgagagaaaaattaaacataaaataaccaaaTGAATAGAAGCTTAcagttaagggttgaccacaggcacaactattttggttagaacttgaaatccaaaaagcaattggaactctttcaaaataaaGTGAATGCAAATTTCATGGGTGGGAGTAGGTTCTTTTTTCTCCGAAAAACAGACACCCGAGCATGTGGTCccgaactgcccactctgggacaccgagAGTCTAGCCACgtggccatacggtgcatcgATGGACACAAacctctggggatcaagggagggggaggaacaagagatgacagccaggtttatcaGAAACATATGCCTGGTTCAATTGTATAGCCATTAAAAGAAAACTGAAGGCATAGAAGAAGACTTATTATCAGCTTGATGGCATGCAGTGGTCAAACCTAAATTAGGACTTACAAGATCGAAAGAACTGATGCTTCTCCTCGGCCATGTCCTCATTGCCTTCAAACACAGTTTGAGCCACAGTCTGAAGGACGTCCTGTATTCTCTTGAATTCAATCTCCCATTCATCAACAGCCTGAAttcaattattcaaaaactcTCAGAAATTATACTTAGTACAGGATTGTTTTTCTGCAACGGTTTTCACTTCATATCTAACTGGCACAGCACTTCTTTCTTGCAAAAGTCTTACACTCTATTCAAAGAAGATGACAACATTTTTATGATTTCACATGTATTTTTGATCAAGTAGTCCACCTAATATACACAATAATGTGAGATTCTAGATCTAAACCACTTTCAGTCACTCGGTCACTTTTTAAAAGTTCATGAAGTTACAGGATTGagtgtgataatgataataaacgAAATTAAAGTCCTACCTCTTTTCTCTGACCTGCATCCGCAGAACAATAGTTGGGTATATTTTCTGTGATAGGTACCAAAGTATACTGGGGCAATGGCAAACAGTTTTCATCAAGTTTGAACCAGGTCTTGAGCATTTCAGAATCGATTGAGTCTGGGGTGGCTGCCACTAGCTCTTCAAAATGGACACTAGATATCTTGGAAGGAAAAGCAGGAGACCCATACTTTTGGGCGAGGAAAGTCTGAAAAACAACCAAGGTCATTCATATTGACGTGGAAATATACCAGTAATTGAAAATCATCATCTAAAACAATCACACTGAATCGATTACAGGGTTTATTCACTCAGTGATTGATCAACAAAAATTCTGGATTTCCTTGCTtcctatttcatgtatttaggAAAGCTGAAGGATTGCTGTTTGATAGAGACAAAAGAACTTACAATGAAGTTTGGTCCCATTGACTGATTCTGACAGTCTTCAATTTCCCTTAGGCACAGGTCTGGCATGGTGTGATCATGAGTCCATTCATCCAGCACTCCCCATCGCAAATCAACTGCTTGGAATTCATATCCCTTTTCTTCACAGAATGTTCTAATACGCGGGTAAACCTTTTCGGCCAGCATGTTCCTTTCGACCTCGGTATCTGGTAAATCAAAATTAACAATCAAAACATTTCTAAACTGAATAcgtctgaaatgaaatgatctcaatcttgataatgatatcattAGTCACACAGCAGAGTTTAATGAACTTCAATGACAGAAAATACCTGTGACATAGCAGCCCTATCATTCAACATGATGATAAAGCCACATGTATGTAGCAACAAGGTATCATCTTCTTTGTCCTGCACATCTTTATCTCAGCTACACATAACTTTTCTTACATATTTTCCAATTACTCAAGTAACCCATATCAAATTCATATGTCTCCCTCCCCTCCCTCCCAAGTGTCAAAAGTTAGTTCAGTTTGCTACGCAAACTGGTTTCAGGTACAAATATTGTCCTGGATAGACTGGAAAGGAATACTTGGCTGAGTCTTCTCCTTATTTAATATCAAGTGGATGTCTTACCTGTCAATGCCGAGctgatgtaaatcttcacaATCTTGGTGATTGATGGATAGTCAACATCCAGCTCTCCACACAGAGCAGCTGTTATCAAGTCCTGTCCTTCCTTTTTCTTCCCCATGTTGAAAGAATGAGTAACTTTCCTTTCCTCTGCCGGGCTCTGGTACAGTGTTAGGTTCTAAATGTCACCAAAGTAACCAAGGGCAAGGTTCTGCTGGGATTTCTTCATTACCTGTAGCTGTAGTGTATATGGATATTGTTATTGTCCGCTACGCTGTCTTGTCAACAGTGACCGATATGGGTACGGCAACCAGGCGGTAGCCTACGTTTCATTATGAAAAATCAGTGAAAGTAATAAGCTAATTCAGCTTAGCTACAGAGACAACACACCTAGGTGTGTTGTCAATGGGGGTGGATTTGTCAGTCAAGGCGGCccagtcggggggggggggggtgttgagAAATGAGCTCttattttcacgtgcctgtgcttGTGCCTGTGCTGTGGAGTGTGGTCGATGTGTCACTGTTGTTAGCCTAGTGCGACAGTTTGACTGTGGTCAAGTGTTTATTTTACACCTTGGCACCAAGTGAAATTAGGAACAACATAATCTTGGCGTGTTAGAGATTCTACTCTTTCATTTTATGGTCATGATGAAGGTTAAAATGTTGCATTACTTGGTCAAAATATCAGCAAAGTCGAGAGAAAATCGAAAACGAACGCAGACATGGCAGACGAATTTTTTAGTTTTTGAGTGTTGCAGCAAATTAATCAATAAAGTAACAGCgtttataaaataaataaatattccCCAAATGCTTTAAAGTTGCCAGCGTTGACCAATATCCATTTTTTGTgtgaatatgaaataaaatatatttggCACTATCAAAAGCTCACAACTCGTTGAACGTTTCACTATTTGCCTCTATCAATTAAATTAACCTCACAAGCAGGCCACATGGTCAGTGCACTCCAAGTATAAGACTCGGACGAGACTGAAGCGTACATGGAAACGGCGGGAAACTGTAAATCTAGTTCCGTATCCGGTGTTTTGCGCTCTCCATTTAAAGCGCACCAGTAATCCAATAAAAGGCTTTACCTCAGTGTTTGAATTGCTAGTAATACTTGCCACATCAGACATGCTATTGAGTCTATGATTATTATTTGGTATTCATTCTGACAACTTGACTATTGCTTCAAATGGACACTTTTCCAGCTGAACGGGGCTGGTTTGCTGAAACATCCATCAAGAAACTGAGGAGAGGGACAAATAGAAGATGGACCTGGAGCCAACACATTTTTGGAAATACTTTTGGTGAGGCAACAGCCCAGTCCTTATGATGTAATCCTCCACTTCGTTTCAACTGGTTGCTCCAAAACCCTTTCCAGGCGCATTAATTCCCAGCACAGAACATCTTACAAAGAAAGTCAAGAAACGTGTATAAATACTAAGAGAACTCTTTATTTCATTCATGAGACACAAGACACATGGTTTTCATTCAGTTCACAATTAATATAATACTAAAATCAATTAATGTAAATACTAAaataattctttttttcatgcGACACAAGACACATGGTTTTCAATCAGTTTTCAATTAAAATAATACTTCAATCAATTAATACAAATACTAAAATCACTGTATTTCATGAGACACAAGACACATGGTTTTCATTCAGTTTACAATTACTATAAAACTAAAATCAATTAACATAAATACTCAGTGACCAGATTGGATTCTTGTGTAGATGGTCAATATTTTTTTATGTGCCATCAATTTCAAGTACATATCTGCCATAGTGGGAAGTACTAAGCCACACAAATTTAATCTAATCAGCCTTTCCCCAGACTGCTCGATGTTCATAAATATTTCATTCTATCCAATAATTCATGCACACATGCCAAGAAGTATCACTATCAGAATATAGCACTCTTCATATCAGAGATCAAATCTGAAAGTTCAGTTAGTTTTTCATATAAGTTGTCTGCTTCAGTCATTAATTAAACAAATTTGATTTTTAGTATGAacaagcagatttaattcaataaaatattccatgttgaaaaatcgacgaccaacttctgCTATATGCGTTGTCCCCACActcccgccaggtggccagtgtgtaacataaccactattggccagttcCGACCACTCTCTATAATTGTAtaatgtaatcaagagagtggttgagtcactctatcaTCCTCACTGCTATCTGAAAGTATAAAAGAAATCAATTAGTAATCAGTATCAAGCGAAAAACTACAGAATATAAGGGGGCTTTAAGAATCTGGAGAGGTGATACTTCTCTCGCATTAGAATTTAAGAATGGAAGAATGCGGAGAGCAGATGGTTCTCTGGCATAAGAAGTCAAGAACGAGAGCTGGTGCAGCCAGTTAAATGTAGTATCAAGAGCAATATCAGTGCTCCTTACAATTTGCCTTTACTATAATCATAAAATCCTTGGCCAGATTTCATGCCCATTTTTCCTTCCTCCACAAGCTTCATCAGTAGTGGCGATGGGTTCATAAGTGGGTCGTCTGGCATAGCTTCATGCCAACCTGAAAGAACACGATACACAATAAAGTATTTTGAAGAAGTCTTGGCTACCTACCATGCTAGTAGCCTTGGGTAAGCCACTTTACTTGAATAGTTTTACCCGATAGCTGGAGGTTACGGTGTTGATCTTCTAACCTAAGCATCGTTGGTTCGATACCTGACACTGACATTTTGCTAGTGATCTGGTGCAAGTCTCTTACTTAGATTGCATTTTCCTTTGAATAGGACGTAAAACCAAGATTGCTTGTGCTGATACTTTATGCCAGGCCAAGCAATGGATTTATCAAAGTCATGAAGTGACCAATAGCTCCTGCTCGACCCCTCCTCCTTGGTAGAACATAGTGCCACAAGGCTACAAGTCAAATTGGAACCATGCAATAAATGCTCACTTAAGGCTAAACCCCCTAGAGGTAATTCCTACAAACTAGAGCCAATACAATAGAGATTGACAGAGAGAGTAAACTTACCATCCATGATAAACTTGCATGTGTCTAAACCAACATAATCGGCCAATTCAAACGGGCCCATTGGGTAACCAGCACCTAATTTCATTGCAGTGTCGATGTCTCTACAGCTTGCATCACCTGGAAAGAGGGTCAAACAATAGCAACACCGTAAGGAAATTGTTGAAAACTTGCATGTAAACTGTCTCGAAAATGCTCATTACTTGAAAGTCGAAGCCCAAATGCAACAGAGACAGAGGtctttcaatacatgtactgaaatGGCAATGAAAGAGAAATCATACCTACCAGTATTCACTATTAACAGTAGTCAGGAATCATTTTCAACATAAATTGAATTTCATGACAGATTTACTAAAATACAGGTCTTTGAGTTTTCTAACTGTAGTTTGTTATCGAACACTGACATTGCCAGTTGGAAAAAACCTTTGGGGGCAACACACTGACTTTGATTGTGATTTTCAAGAGACTGGTGATCTCCAACTCTCCTTAAGAGAAGCATTTATGTAGACATCTCACCTCTCTCATACATTCTTACTGCTTCCATCAGGTATGGAACAAGAAGGCGATTCACTATAAATCCTGGTGTATCCTGCAAAAGAGGGACAagcatttttaaaatttcaatcaCGGAAGTGAATGGTCAGCATGACAAACACTTTGGGGATATGATAACCTTTCAGCCTGAATGAAGAATTTACTACCACTTTTTTGCTCTAATGATAAATGCCCTCGATTTCGTCACTCAAACTGAGGCTAAAGACCTTTTTTGGGATATGATGGCAAATTGTCGCTCCAATTATTCTTCTGGAGTTGAAAGGATCACCCATCAAGCACTCTAGTGCAATGGCAAGACAACCCTTATGCCATGTCCGCATATTGTCAATTGGATCCAGTCTACAGTCACACCCCTAGAGAGCACAACTGGGAAGACTGGGGATGCCTATTTCAGTGAAGAAGTTCCAACACGTTTTGCACTTCATGATCCATCACTAGGATAGGAATGGATAAAATTGGTTGGGAACTTACTTTACAGTTGACAGTAGATTTTCCCATGGCTTTTCCAAACTCAAGAAGCGTATTAAATGTTGCGTCACTTGTTTCAGGAATTCTTACCACCTGAAAGAGATGAGGATGAAATAACTGGCACATATGTGTTCCATTTGTATGTCATTGCTTCAGCCAAAGTGGGGGACTACAATggaccctccccccccccccacactaaGTTGATTTGCATAAAGCACAGCACAACAGAAAATCAAGACCAATCATTACAATCAATCTACCAACAGACAGAAAATGAGCTGAGACACTGTCCTGACACTGCCCTGAccctttttaaattttgatgaCAAAATTATTTAATATTTAAATTTACAAGCAATTAACTACAAGATTGCTAGTTTTTCATACCATGAGATATTTTCTCCACAAACTCTCATAAACTATTACCTCTAGAAGTTTCATAACTGGTACAGGGTTAAAGAAATGAAGCCCTCCAAAGCGATCCATCCTTTCTGTTGCTCTGGCAATATCTCCAATTGGTAGGGACGAAGTGTTGCTAGTAAAAATGGTGTGCctggaaaaaaaaaaaaagcgATAAATTGATGTTTTACTATAAAACTGCATCAGAAACCCAGTTTTTAACTGAACTGCATCAGTAACAACCGCATTAGGATTCAGTTATAAATAAGTGCCTCCTGTTGGTAGAAGTACCTCAGATAACAAAATATAAAGAACTGTAAGTATGTAACTCACTGGGGTGCTGTCTTGTCCATTCcaccaaataatttcttttttacttCTAAATTTTCGACAATAGCCTCAATTATCAGATCTGAACTTGCGGCAGCTTTATTGGCATCTGTTTCTGTGTGTAGGCGAGCAAGTGTTTCTGTGAGGAAGCTCTCTCCtttctgaaacaaacaaaaatgcaTTAGAATAATTCTCATATTTCATTATTTGTATGCAGTAAAATTGTCCGCTTTTGTCCTCCTTCTGAATTTTTATCTGTGTCCTATCTCCTTGTGCTCATATTCCTCCCTTGTCCTTcatgtccttgatagaaaggTTCTCCCCAATATAGTTGAGGTGGCCGctcagggaggttccactgtaccattAAACAGTATTGCTGGCAGGTATTCAGACATACTTTACCTGCTGATCGTCTGCAAACTTTTTCTTCACAACTCTCTGTAGAGATTTTGTGATGTTCGACTTAGATTTCTGGAGAACCTCATCGGAGATATCAACTAGCGTAACCTGGTGGCCTGTTTGGGCTGCAACCTGGAATGGGAGAGCAACACATTTCAAAACAAGCCTGACAAGGGGTGGAAAACATCTctgtacattgacattgtatttGCAGGTACAACGGATAACACAAGTCACAACACAATACATTTCGGCAGTTAGTAACTAGAATGCAGCTGGCCCTCTCTTCTGGCTCTTAATACATAGCTCTTGCCGGCAGTACCATACcatacaaattttaaaaaattcaccttcattcatgaaaaaatttcaccatGCTAAAGTGTGGATGCAGAGCTTCCATGCTTCCATGCTTCATTCAAGATTCATGCATGTAGGCCCacatagtacagtagaacctccccttgcagacacctctgcaaGGCAGACACCTCCGTAGtacggacatgttcgttcagtcccgaATTGTTCTAAGTCGTTTGCTTTAATCAAAACCTCTGtagagcggacacctctctactccgaattgcggacacagccatggtgactttttggtccaatcaccACACAATTATGGACAGTAAAccaaaacaatggcttcccatgttcacttaggtagtcgattagacctaacaggtgtgaagtttgcatatttgatgaacataattagacactgtGTTCAGTTAATTACAGGGTGGAGTCAATATAATGTCCGTTGCTCTCCTAATCAAAACCGAAAGTTTTCGATTATCACTGCACATtacattgccaagctactgtatattcTAACAATAATTGCAGTCtattgagttgtttgtccctTGTGctctaatagcattccgcgaagttactatttaaagctcacaaggtcatttgcataagatattgatgaagtTTTAGTCatgtgacagtcggacatcgacacttatttctacgcatttgagcttatttcaaagtcaattatctttaaccctgcattgtttttagcatgaatgataccatagagtcagagagagaaatattcagaacaattatgtagtatttccaacactcggacatgtgccagattgaatctaactgccctagttagaaagcctgaatccattacgaaaccgcatgtttgtccgacattgcctgtaattcagcgatggggaaatatagggcagcagctgcagtgacgtcatcatcgcggaatgctattacaaagaataaagccTGATGTGTAGTAGAagctcaatcaaatgcttttaTACAACTAATTAAGGACGTACGCTGTGTATGTAGTATGTAGCGTACTAACAATGATCAATGATGCAataatcaatgttggcaaattaatatgaCCTCCACCAGAAATGCATTAAGGTATTACAATTaagtaatttcaagttcgcctataaatggcatcaaattatttgaaatagttaATATTTAAAattaaatggaatatgtaatacATAAGCTTCACGACCCACGTGTTCAT is drawn from Lineus longissimus chromosome 1, tnLinLong1.2, whole genome shotgun sequence and contains these coding sequences:
- the LOC135486652 gene encoding hydroxyacyl-coenzyme A dehydrogenase, mitochondrial-like, with amino-acid sequence MAFSSGQLVRTFATSSVAKAAIRNVTVIGGGLMGSGIAQVAAQTGHQVTLVDISDEVLQKSKSNITKSLQRVVKKKFADDQQKGESFLTETLARLHTETDANKAAASSDLIIEAIVENLEVKKKLFGGMDKTAPQHTIFTSNTSSLPIGDIARATERMDRFGGLHFFNPVPVMKLLEVVRIPETSDATFNTLLEFGKAMGKSTVNCKDTPGFIVNRLLVPYLMEAVRMYERGDASCRDIDTAMKLGAGYPMGPFELADYVGLDTCKFIMDGWHEAMPDDPLMNPSPLLMKLVEEGKMGMKSGQGFYDYSKGKL